The Cucumis melo cultivar AY chromosome 6, USDA_Cmelo_AY_1.0, whole genome shotgun sequence genome includes a region encoding these proteins:
- the LOC103490706 gene encoding uncharacterized protein LOC103490706 isoform X3 has translation MGMMGGRQRTYTANSTDYKLLEEIGYGASATVFRAIYIPSNEVVAIKCLDLDRCNSNLDDIRREAQTMSLIDHPNLVRAYCSFVVERNLWVVMPFMAEGSCLHLMKTAYSDGFEEVAIGSILKETLKALEYLHRQGHIHRDVKAGNILLDSNGSVKLADFGVSACMFDTGDRQRSRNTFVGTPCWMAPEVLQPGTGYNSKADIWSFGITALELAHGHAPFSKYPPMKVLLMTIQNAPPGLDYDRDKRFSKSFKEMVAMCLVKDQTKRPTAEKLLKHSFFKNAKPPEVSLKKLFANLPPLSHRVKDLQLKDAAQLALKKMPSAEQEALSQSEYQRGVSAWNFDVEDLKAQASLVNDDMAEMKEEEENINSCSVKDAFYPRSILKNFNSCNESSQDEHGVGASGQGLSQVECLNKRGNFVESDALKAGLQEKTGKRNGTSTEAEASTSGQDIVQGKTKTQVPKGRQTQSGPLLPGIVLSHSLSERVRGSERFDSEIQPSAEKNRREARQAPSFSGPLMLPNRASANSLSAPIKPSGGFRDSIDDKSKANLVQIKGRFSVTSENLDLVKDIPLSTVSRRSSQNSPLRKSASVGDWIFDSKQSVSQPPKEASNTNVPTSILLPHLQNLFHQTSIQQDLIVNLLNSLQTADVVDATQNGKLPPLPRSSENNGSRSSFWQAETAAVERERLLLRKVSELQARMTHLTYELTAEKLKYIQLQEQFNSASGQEENEIKREENV, from the exons ATGGGCATGATGGGTGGACGACAAAGGACTTACACCGCTAATTCCACTGATTATAAGCTTCTTGAAGAGATTGGTTATGGTGCTAGTGCTACTGTTTTTAGAGCGATCTATATTCCCTCAAATGAAGTCGTCGCCATCAAGTGTTTGGATCTTGATCGCTGCAATAGTAATCTT GATGATATACGGAGGGAGGCTCAAACGATGAGTTTGATAGATCATCCAAACCTTGTAAGGGCTTATTGTTCATTTGTTGTTGAACGAAACCTTTGGGTTGTCATGCCATTCATGGCAGAGGGTTCTTGTTTGCACCTAATGAAGACAGCATACTCAGATGGCTTTGAAGAGGTTGCTATTGGTTCTATTCTGAAAGAGACTCTTAAAGCTTTGGAGTACCTTCATCGTCAAGGACACATACATCGGGATGTGAAG GCTGGAAACATACTACTTGATAGTAATGGGTCTGTGAAGCTTGCTGATTTTGGTGTTTCAGCTTGCATGTTTGATACAGGCGATAGACAGCGCTCCAGAAATACCTTTGTGGGAACTCCATGCTG GATGGCACCAGAGGTATTGCAACCAGGAACAGGATATAATTCCAA GGCTGATATTTGGTCCTTTGGTATTACAGCTTTGGAGTTGGCTCATGGTCATGcaccattttcaaaatatcctCCAATGAAG GTGCTTCTTATGACCATACAAAATGCTCCTCCTGGGCTGGATTATGATAGAGATAAACGGTTCTCTAAG TCTTTTAAAGAAATGGTTGCAATGTGTCTGGTGAAAGATCAAACCAAGAGACCAACAGCTGAGAAACTTCTAAAGCACTCCTTTTTCAAGAATGCTAAGCCTCCAGAGGTTTCTTTGAAGAAACTATTCGCTAATTTGCCTCCTCTTTCACATCGTGTAAAGGACCTGCAG CTTAAAGATGCTGCCCAGCTAGCCTTAAAGAAAATGCCTTCAGCGGAGCAAGAAGCATTGTCACAG AGTGAGTACCAGCGAGGAGTAAGTGCGTGGAACTTTGATGTTGAAGATTTGAAAGCCCAAGCTTCCCTG GTGAATGATGATATGGCAGAGATGAAGGAAGAGGAGGAGAATAtaaattcttgtagtgttaaG GATGCCTTCTATCCTCGATCTATTTTGAAGAATTTCAATTCGTGTAATGAATCATCTCAGGATGAACATGGAGTAGGAGCAAGTGGTCAGGGATTGTCACAAGTAGAGTGCTTGAACAAAAGGGGAAACTTTGTGGAAAGTGATGCTCTGAAAGCGGGGTTGCAAGAAAAAACTGGAAAGAGAAATGGAACTAGCACCGAAGCAGAAGCCTCTACCTCTGGCCAAGACATTGTACAAGGCAAGACCAAAACCCAAGTGCCAAAAGGTCGTCAAACTCAAAGTGGTCCACTTTTACCTGGCATTGTGCTCAGTCATTCTTTATCAGAAAGAGTGCGAGGCTCTGAGAG GTTTGATTCTGAAATTCAACCATCAGCTGAAAAAAATCGTCGAGAAGCACGGCAAGCTCCAAGCTTCAGTGGTCCACTAATGCTGCCAAACCGCGCCTCAGCAAACAGCCTATCAGCACCCATAAAACCTTCTGGAG GGTTTAGAGATTCAATTGACGACAAATCCAAAGCTAATCTTGTACAAATTAAGGGACGTTTTTCAGTGACATCAGAGAACCTAGATCTCGTAAAG GATATTCCATTGAGCACAGTTTCACGTCGGTCTTCACAG AACTCTCCTCTACGAAAGTCAGCTAGTGTTGGTGATTGGATTTTCGATTCCAAGCAG TCTGTCAGCCAACCCCCTAAGGAGGCTTCCAACACAAACGTTCCCACATCAATTCTTCTGCCTCATCTTCAGAATCTTTTCCATCAGACATCGATTCAACAG GATCTTATAGTGAACTTGTTGAATAGCTTACAAACAGCAGACGTGGTTGATG CTACTCAAAATGGAAAGTTACCTCCATTGCCCCGAAGCTCAGAGAATAATGGAAGT AGATCCTCCTTTTGGCAGGCTGAAACAGCGGCAGTTGAGAGAGAGCGTTTACTTCTGCGGAAAGTCTCTGAACTTCAAGCTAG AATGACGCATTTGACTTACGAATTGACCGCCGAAAAGTTGAAATACATTCAA TTACAAGAGCAGTTTAACTCGGCATCTGGTCAGGAAGAAAATGAGATCAAAAGGGAAGAAAATGTCTAA
- the LOC103490706 gene encoding uncharacterized protein LOC103490706 isoform X7 — protein MSDLLNFRNFDLLCLLVKFRGYERNCWLKTTFVVSLEDDIRREAQTMSLIDHPNLVRAYCSFVVERNLWVVMPFMAEGSCLHLMKTAYSDGFEEVAIGSILKETLKALEYLHRQGHIHRDVKAGNILLDSNGSVKLADFGVSACMFDTGDRQRSRNTFVGTPCWMAPEVLQPGTGYNSKADIWSFGITALELAHGHAPFSKYPPMKVLLMTIQNAPPGLDYDRDKRFSKSFKEMVAMCLVKDQTKRPTAEKLLKHSFFKNAKPPEVSLKKLFANLPPLSHRVKDLQLKDAAQLALKKMPSAEQEALSQSEYQRGVSAWNFDVEDLKAQASLVNDDMAEMKEEEENINSCSVKDAFYPRSILKNFNSCNESSQDEHGVGASGQGLSQVECLNKRGNFVESDALKAGLQEKTGKRNGTSTEAEASTSGQDIVQGKTKTQVPKGRQTQSGPLLPGIVLSHSLSERVRGSERFDSEIQPSAEKNRREARQAPSFSGPLMLPNRASANSLSAPIKPSGGFRDSIDDKSKANLVQIKGRFSVTSENLDLVKDIPLSTVSRRSSQNSPLRKSASVGDWIFDSKQSVSQPPKEASNTNVPTSILLPHLQNLFHQTSIQQDLIVNLLNSLQTADVVDATQNGKLPPLPRSSENNGSGCNCK, from the exons ATGTCGGATTTGTTAAATTTCCGTAATTTTGATCTTTTATGTTTGTTGGTGAAATTTCGGGGATACGAGCGTAATTGTTGGTTGAAGACGACTTTTGTGGTTTCCCTTGAG GATGATATACGGAGGGAGGCTCAAACGATGAGTTTGATAGATCATCCAAACCTTGTAAGGGCTTATTGTTCATTTGTTGTTGAACGAAACCTTTGGGTTGTCATGCCATTCATGGCAGAGGGTTCTTGTTTGCACCTAATGAAGACAGCATACTCAGATGGCTTTGAAGAGGTTGCTATTGGTTCTATTCTGAAAGAGACTCTTAAAGCTTTGGAGTACCTTCATCGTCAAGGACACATACATCGGGATGTGAAG GCTGGAAACATACTACTTGATAGTAATGGGTCTGTGAAGCTTGCTGATTTTGGTGTTTCAGCTTGCATGTTTGATACAGGCGATAGACAGCGCTCCAGAAATACCTTTGTGGGAACTCCATGCTG GATGGCACCAGAGGTATTGCAACCAGGAACAGGATATAATTCCAA GGCTGATATTTGGTCCTTTGGTATTACAGCTTTGGAGTTGGCTCATGGTCATGcaccattttcaaaatatcctCCAATGAAG GTGCTTCTTATGACCATACAAAATGCTCCTCCTGGGCTGGATTATGATAGAGATAAACGGTTCTCTAAG TCTTTTAAAGAAATGGTTGCAATGTGTCTGGTGAAAGATCAAACCAAGAGACCAACAGCTGAGAAACTTCTAAAGCACTCCTTTTTCAAGAATGCTAAGCCTCCAGAGGTTTCTTTGAAGAAACTATTCGCTAATTTGCCTCCTCTTTCACATCGTGTAAAGGACCTGCAG CTTAAAGATGCTGCCCAGCTAGCCTTAAAGAAAATGCCTTCAGCGGAGCAAGAAGCATTGTCACAG AGTGAGTACCAGCGAGGAGTAAGTGCGTGGAACTTTGATGTTGAAGATTTGAAAGCCCAAGCTTCCCTG GTGAATGATGATATGGCAGAGATGAAGGAAGAGGAGGAGAATAtaaattcttgtagtgttaaG GATGCCTTCTATCCTCGATCTATTTTGAAGAATTTCAATTCGTGTAATGAATCATCTCAGGATGAACATGGAGTAGGAGCAAGTGGTCAGGGATTGTCACAAGTAGAGTGCTTGAACAAAAGGGGAAACTTTGTGGAAAGTGATGCTCTGAAAGCGGGGTTGCAAGAAAAAACTGGAAAGAGAAATGGAACTAGCACCGAAGCAGAAGCCTCTACCTCTGGCCAAGACATTGTACAAGGCAAGACCAAAACCCAAGTGCCAAAAGGTCGTCAAACTCAAAGTGGTCCACTTTTACCTGGCATTGTGCTCAGTCATTCTTTATCAGAAAGAGTGCGAGGCTCTGAGAG GTTTGATTCTGAAATTCAACCATCAGCTGAAAAAAATCGTCGAGAAGCACGGCAAGCTCCAAGCTTCAGTGGTCCACTAATGCTGCCAAACCGCGCCTCAGCAAACAGCCTATCAGCACCCATAAAACCTTCTGGAG GGTTTAGAGATTCAATTGACGACAAATCCAAAGCTAATCTTGTACAAATTAAGGGACGTTTTTCAGTGACATCAGAGAACCTAGATCTCGTAAAG GATATTCCATTGAGCACAGTTTCACGTCGGTCTTCACAG AACTCTCCTCTACGAAAGTCAGCTAGTGTTGGTGATTGGATTTTCGATTCCAAGCAG TCTGTCAGCCAACCCCCTAAGGAGGCTTCCAACACAAACGTTCCCACATCAATTCTTCTGCCTCATCTTCAGAATCTTTTCCATCAGACATCGATTCAACAG GATCTTATAGTGAACTTGTTGAATAGCTTACAAACAGCAGACGTGGTTGATG CTACTCAAAATGGAAAGTTACCTCCATTGCCCCGAAGCTCAGAGAATAATGGAAGT GGATGCAATTGCAAGTAG
- the LOC103490706 gene encoding uncharacterized protein LOC103490706 isoform X4 has translation MGMMGGRQRTYTANSTDYKLLEEIGYGASATVFRAIYIPSNEVVAIKCLDLDRCNSNLDDIRREAQTMSLIDHPNLVRAYCSFVVERNLWVVMPFMAEGSCLHLMKTAYSDGFEEVAIGSILKETLKALEYLHRQGHIHRDVKAGNILLDSNGSVKLADFGVSACMFDTGDRQRSRNTFVGTPCWMAPEVLQPGTGYNSKADIWSFGITALELAHGHAPFSKYPPMKVLLMTIQNAPPGLDYDRDKRFSKSFKEMVAMCLVKDQTKRPTAEKLLKHSFFKNAKPPEVSLKKLFANLPPLSHRVKDLQLKDAAQLALKKMPSAEQEALSQSEYQRGVSAWNFDVEDLKAQASLVNDDMAEMKEEEENINSCSVKDAFYPRSILKNFNSCNESSQDEHGVGASGQGLSQVECLNKRGNFVESDALKAGLQEKTGKRNGTSTEAEASTSGQDIVQGKTKTQVPKGRQTQSGPLLPGIVLSHSLSERVRGSERFDSEIQPSAEKNRREARQAPSFSGPLMLPNRASANSLSAPIKPSGGFRDSIDDKSKANLVQIKGRFSVTSENLDLVKDIPLSTVSRRSSQNSPLRKSASVGDWIFDSKQSVSQPPKEASNTNVPTSILLPHLQNLFHQTSIQQDLIVNLLNSLQTADVVDATQNGKLPPLPRSSENNGSAETAAVERERLLLRKVSELQARMTHLTYELTAEKLKYIQLQEQFNSASGQEENEIKREENV, from the exons ATGGGCATGATGGGTGGACGACAAAGGACTTACACCGCTAATTCCACTGATTATAAGCTTCTTGAAGAGATTGGTTATGGTGCTAGTGCTACTGTTTTTAGAGCGATCTATATTCCCTCAAATGAAGTCGTCGCCATCAAGTGTTTGGATCTTGATCGCTGCAATAGTAATCTT GATGATATACGGAGGGAGGCTCAAACGATGAGTTTGATAGATCATCCAAACCTTGTAAGGGCTTATTGTTCATTTGTTGTTGAACGAAACCTTTGGGTTGTCATGCCATTCATGGCAGAGGGTTCTTGTTTGCACCTAATGAAGACAGCATACTCAGATGGCTTTGAAGAGGTTGCTATTGGTTCTATTCTGAAAGAGACTCTTAAAGCTTTGGAGTACCTTCATCGTCAAGGACACATACATCGGGATGTGAAG GCTGGAAACATACTACTTGATAGTAATGGGTCTGTGAAGCTTGCTGATTTTGGTGTTTCAGCTTGCATGTTTGATACAGGCGATAGACAGCGCTCCAGAAATACCTTTGTGGGAACTCCATGCTG GATGGCACCAGAGGTATTGCAACCAGGAACAGGATATAATTCCAA GGCTGATATTTGGTCCTTTGGTATTACAGCTTTGGAGTTGGCTCATGGTCATGcaccattttcaaaatatcctCCAATGAAG GTGCTTCTTATGACCATACAAAATGCTCCTCCTGGGCTGGATTATGATAGAGATAAACGGTTCTCTAAG TCTTTTAAAGAAATGGTTGCAATGTGTCTGGTGAAAGATCAAACCAAGAGACCAACAGCTGAGAAACTTCTAAAGCACTCCTTTTTCAAGAATGCTAAGCCTCCAGAGGTTTCTTTGAAGAAACTATTCGCTAATTTGCCTCCTCTTTCACATCGTGTAAAGGACCTGCAG CTTAAAGATGCTGCCCAGCTAGCCTTAAAGAAAATGCCTTCAGCGGAGCAAGAAGCATTGTCACAG AGTGAGTACCAGCGAGGAGTAAGTGCGTGGAACTTTGATGTTGAAGATTTGAAAGCCCAAGCTTCCCTG GTGAATGATGATATGGCAGAGATGAAGGAAGAGGAGGAGAATAtaaattcttgtagtgttaaG GATGCCTTCTATCCTCGATCTATTTTGAAGAATTTCAATTCGTGTAATGAATCATCTCAGGATGAACATGGAGTAGGAGCAAGTGGTCAGGGATTGTCACAAGTAGAGTGCTTGAACAAAAGGGGAAACTTTGTGGAAAGTGATGCTCTGAAAGCGGGGTTGCAAGAAAAAACTGGAAAGAGAAATGGAACTAGCACCGAAGCAGAAGCCTCTACCTCTGGCCAAGACATTGTACAAGGCAAGACCAAAACCCAAGTGCCAAAAGGTCGTCAAACTCAAAGTGGTCCACTTTTACCTGGCATTGTGCTCAGTCATTCTTTATCAGAAAGAGTGCGAGGCTCTGAGAG GTTTGATTCTGAAATTCAACCATCAGCTGAAAAAAATCGTCGAGAAGCACGGCAAGCTCCAAGCTTCAGTGGTCCACTAATGCTGCCAAACCGCGCCTCAGCAAACAGCCTATCAGCACCCATAAAACCTTCTGGAG GGTTTAGAGATTCAATTGACGACAAATCCAAAGCTAATCTTGTACAAATTAAGGGACGTTTTTCAGTGACATCAGAGAACCTAGATCTCGTAAAG GATATTCCATTGAGCACAGTTTCACGTCGGTCTTCACAG AACTCTCCTCTACGAAAGTCAGCTAGTGTTGGTGATTGGATTTTCGATTCCAAGCAG TCTGTCAGCCAACCCCCTAAGGAGGCTTCCAACACAAACGTTCCCACATCAATTCTTCTGCCTCATCTTCAGAATCTTTTCCATCAGACATCGATTCAACAG GATCTTATAGTGAACTTGTTGAATAGCTTACAAACAGCAGACGTGGTTGATG CTACTCAAAATGGAAAGTTACCTCCATTGCCCCGAAGCTCAGAGAATAATGGAAGT GCTGAAACAGCGGCAGTTGAGAGAGAGCGTTTACTTCTGCGGAAAGTCTCTGAACTTCAAGCTAG AATGACGCATTTGACTTACGAATTGACCGCCGAAAAGTTGAAATACATTCAA TTACAAGAGCAGTTTAACTCGGCATCTGGTCAGGAAGAAAATGAGATCAAAAGGGAAGAAAATGTCTAA
- the LOC103490706 gene encoding uncharacterized protein LOC103490706 isoform X6, translated as MSDLLNFRNFDLLCLLVKFRGYERNCWLKTTFVVSLEDDIRREAQTMSLIDHPNLVRAYCSFVVERNLWVVMPFMAEGSCLHLMKTAYSDGFEEVAIGSILKETLKALEYLHRQGHIHRDVKAGNILLDSNGSVKLADFGVSACMFDTGDRQRSRNTFVGTPCWMAPEVLQPGTGYNSKADIWSFGITALELAHGHAPFSKYPPMKVLLMTIQNAPPGLDYDRDKRFSKSFKEMVAMCLVKDQTKRPTAEKLLKHSFFKNAKPPEVSLKKLFANLPPLSHRVKDLQLKDAAQLALKKMPSAEQEALSQSEYQRGVSAWNFDVEDLKAQASLVNDDMAEMKEEEENINSCSVKDEHGVGASGQGLSQVECLNKRGNFVESDALKAGLQEKTGKRNGTSTEAEASTSGQDIVQGKTKTQVPKGRQTQSGPLLPGIVLSHSLSERVRGSERFDSEIQPSAEKNRREARQAPSFSGPLMLPNRASANSLSAPIKPSGGFRDSIDDKSKANLVQIKGRFSVTSENLDLVKDIPLSTVSRRSSQNSPLRKSASVGDWIFDSKQSVSQPPKEASNTNVPTSILLPHLQNLFHQTSIQQDLIVNLLNSLQTADVVDATQNGKLPPLPRSSENNGSAETAAVERERLLLRKVSELQARMTHLTYELTAEKLKYIQLQEQFNSASGQEENEIKREENV; from the exons ATGTCGGATTTGTTAAATTTCCGTAATTTTGATCTTTTATGTTTGTTGGTGAAATTTCGGGGATACGAGCGTAATTGTTGGTTGAAGACGACTTTTGTGGTTTCCCTTGAG GATGATATACGGAGGGAGGCTCAAACGATGAGTTTGATAGATCATCCAAACCTTGTAAGGGCTTATTGTTCATTTGTTGTTGAACGAAACCTTTGGGTTGTCATGCCATTCATGGCAGAGGGTTCTTGTTTGCACCTAATGAAGACAGCATACTCAGATGGCTTTGAAGAGGTTGCTATTGGTTCTATTCTGAAAGAGACTCTTAAAGCTTTGGAGTACCTTCATCGTCAAGGACACATACATCGGGATGTGAAG GCTGGAAACATACTACTTGATAGTAATGGGTCTGTGAAGCTTGCTGATTTTGGTGTTTCAGCTTGCATGTTTGATACAGGCGATAGACAGCGCTCCAGAAATACCTTTGTGGGAACTCCATGCTG GATGGCACCAGAGGTATTGCAACCAGGAACAGGATATAATTCCAA GGCTGATATTTGGTCCTTTGGTATTACAGCTTTGGAGTTGGCTCATGGTCATGcaccattttcaaaatatcctCCAATGAAG GTGCTTCTTATGACCATACAAAATGCTCCTCCTGGGCTGGATTATGATAGAGATAAACGGTTCTCTAAG TCTTTTAAAGAAATGGTTGCAATGTGTCTGGTGAAAGATCAAACCAAGAGACCAACAGCTGAGAAACTTCTAAAGCACTCCTTTTTCAAGAATGCTAAGCCTCCAGAGGTTTCTTTGAAGAAACTATTCGCTAATTTGCCTCCTCTTTCACATCGTGTAAAGGACCTGCAG CTTAAAGATGCTGCCCAGCTAGCCTTAAAGAAAATGCCTTCAGCGGAGCAAGAAGCATTGTCACAG AGTGAGTACCAGCGAGGAGTAAGTGCGTGGAACTTTGATGTTGAAGATTTGAAAGCCCAAGCTTCCCTG GTGAATGATGATATGGCAGAGATGAAGGAAGAGGAGGAGAATAtaaattcttgtagtgttaaG GATGAACATGGAGTAGGAGCAAGTGGTCAGGGATTGTCACAAGTAGAGTGCTTGAACAAAAGGGGAAACTTTGTGGAAAGTGATGCTCTGAAAGCGGGGTTGCAAGAAAAAACTGGAAAGAGAAATGGAACTAGCACCGAAGCAGAAGCCTCTACCTCTGGCCAAGACATTGTACAAGGCAAGACCAAAACCCAAGTGCCAAAAGGTCGTCAAACTCAAAGTGGTCCACTTTTACCTGGCATTGTGCTCAGTCATTCTTTATCAGAAAGAGTGCGAGGCTCTGAGAG GTTTGATTCTGAAATTCAACCATCAGCTGAAAAAAATCGTCGAGAAGCACGGCAAGCTCCAAGCTTCAGTGGTCCACTAATGCTGCCAAACCGCGCCTCAGCAAACAGCCTATCAGCACCCATAAAACCTTCTGGAG GGTTTAGAGATTCAATTGACGACAAATCCAAAGCTAATCTTGTACAAATTAAGGGACGTTTTTCAGTGACATCAGAGAACCTAGATCTCGTAAAG GATATTCCATTGAGCACAGTTTCACGTCGGTCTTCACAG AACTCTCCTCTACGAAAGTCAGCTAGTGTTGGTGATTGGATTTTCGATTCCAAGCAG TCTGTCAGCCAACCCCCTAAGGAGGCTTCCAACACAAACGTTCCCACATCAATTCTTCTGCCTCATCTTCAGAATCTTTTCCATCAGACATCGATTCAACAG GATCTTATAGTGAACTTGTTGAATAGCTTACAAACAGCAGACGTGGTTGATG CTACTCAAAATGGAAAGTTACCTCCATTGCCCCGAAGCTCAGAGAATAATGGAAGT GCTGAAACAGCGGCAGTTGAGAGAGAGCGTTTACTTCTGCGGAAAGTCTCTGAACTTCAAGCTAG AATGACGCATTTGACTTACGAATTGACCGCCGAAAAGTTGAAATACATTCAA TTACAAGAGCAGTTTAACTCGGCATCTGGTCAGGAAGAAAATGAGATCAAAAGGGAAGAAAATGTCTAA
- the LOC103490706 gene encoding uncharacterized protein LOC103490706 isoform X2, whose amino-acid sequence MSDLLNFRNFDLLCLLVKFRGYERNCWLKTTFVVSLEDDIRREAQTMSLIDHPNLVRAYCSFVVERNLWVVMPFMAEGSCLHLMKTAYSDGFEEVAIGSILKETLKALEYLHRQGHIHRDVKAGNILLDSNGSVKLADFGVSACMFDTGDRQRSRNTFVGTPCWMAPEVLQPGTGYNSKADIWSFGITALELAHGHAPFSKYPPMKVLLMTIQNAPPGLDYDRDKRFSKSFKEMVAMCLVKDQTKRPTAEKLLKHSFFKNAKPPEVSLKKLFANLPPLSHRVKDLQLKDAAQLALKKMPSAEQEALSQSEYQRGVSAWNFDVEDLKAQASLVNDDMAEMKEEEENINSCSVKDAFYPRSILKNFNSCNESSQDEHGVGASGQGLSQVECLNKRGNFVESDALKAGLQEKTGKRNGTSTEAEASTSGQDIVQGKTKTQVPKGRQTQSGPLLPGIVLSHSLSERVRGSERFDSEIQPSAEKNRREARQAPSFSGPLMLPNRASANSLSAPIKPSGGFRDSIDDKSKANLVQIKGRFSVTSENLDLVKDIPLSTVSRRSSQNSPLRKSASVGDWIFDSKQSVSQPPKEASNTNVPTSILLPHLQNLFHQTSIQQDLIVNLLNSLQTADVVDATQNGKLPPLPRSSENNGSAETAAVERERLLLRKVSELQARMTHLTYELTAEKLKYIQLQEQFNSASGQEENEIKREENV is encoded by the exons ATGTCGGATTTGTTAAATTTCCGTAATTTTGATCTTTTATGTTTGTTGGTGAAATTTCGGGGATACGAGCGTAATTGTTGGTTGAAGACGACTTTTGTGGTTTCCCTTGAG GATGATATACGGAGGGAGGCTCAAACGATGAGTTTGATAGATCATCCAAACCTTGTAAGGGCTTATTGTTCATTTGTTGTTGAACGAAACCTTTGGGTTGTCATGCCATTCATGGCAGAGGGTTCTTGTTTGCACCTAATGAAGACAGCATACTCAGATGGCTTTGAAGAGGTTGCTATTGGTTCTATTCTGAAAGAGACTCTTAAAGCTTTGGAGTACCTTCATCGTCAAGGACACATACATCGGGATGTGAAG GCTGGAAACATACTACTTGATAGTAATGGGTCTGTGAAGCTTGCTGATTTTGGTGTTTCAGCTTGCATGTTTGATACAGGCGATAGACAGCGCTCCAGAAATACCTTTGTGGGAACTCCATGCTG GATGGCACCAGAGGTATTGCAACCAGGAACAGGATATAATTCCAA GGCTGATATTTGGTCCTTTGGTATTACAGCTTTGGAGTTGGCTCATGGTCATGcaccattttcaaaatatcctCCAATGAAG GTGCTTCTTATGACCATACAAAATGCTCCTCCTGGGCTGGATTATGATAGAGATAAACGGTTCTCTAAG TCTTTTAAAGAAATGGTTGCAATGTGTCTGGTGAAAGATCAAACCAAGAGACCAACAGCTGAGAAACTTCTAAAGCACTCCTTTTTCAAGAATGCTAAGCCTCCAGAGGTTTCTTTGAAGAAACTATTCGCTAATTTGCCTCCTCTTTCACATCGTGTAAAGGACCTGCAG CTTAAAGATGCTGCCCAGCTAGCCTTAAAGAAAATGCCTTCAGCGGAGCAAGAAGCATTGTCACAG AGTGAGTACCAGCGAGGAGTAAGTGCGTGGAACTTTGATGTTGAAGATTTGAAAGCCCAAGCTTCCCTG GTGAATGATGATATGGCAGAGATGAAGGAAGAGGAGGAGAATAtaaattcttgtagtgttaaG GATGCCTTCTATCCTCGATCTATTTTGAAGAATTTCAATTCGTGTAATGAATCATCTCAGGATGAACATGGAGTAGGAGCAAGTGGTCAGGGATTGTCACAAGTAGAGTGCTTGAACAAAAGGGGAAACTTTGTGGAAAGTGATGCTCTGAAAGCGGGGTTGCAAGAAAAAACTGGAAAGAGAAATGGAACTAGCACCGAAGCAGAAGCCTCTACCTCTGGCCAAGACATTGTACAAGGCAAGACCAAAACCCAAGTGCCAAAAGGTCGTCAAACTCAAAGTGGTCCACTTTTACCTGGCATTGTGCTCAGTCATTCTTTATCAGAAAGAGTGCGAGGCTCTGAGAG GTTTGATTCTGAAATTCAACCATCAGCTGAAAAAAATCGTCGAGAAGCACGGCAAGCTCCAAGCTTCAGTGGTCCACTAATGCTGCCAAACCGCGCCTCAGCAAACAGCCTATCAGCACCCATAAAACCTTCTGGAG GGTTTAGAGATTCAATTGACGACAAATCCAAAGCTAATCTTGTACAAATTAAGGGACGTTTTTCAGTGACATCAGAGAACCTAGATCTCGTAAAG GATATTCCATTGAGCACAGTTTCACGTCGGTCTTCACAG AACTCTCCTCTACGAAAGTCAGCTAGTGTTGGTGATTGGATTTTCGATTCCAAGCAG TCTGTCAGCCAACCCCCTAAGGAGGCTTCCAACACAAACGTTCCCACATCAATTCTTCTGCCTCATCTTCAGAATCTTTTCCATCAGACATCGATTCAACAG GATCTTATAGTGAACTTGTTGAATAGCTTACAAACAGCAGACGTGGTTGATG CTACTCAAAATGGAAAGTTACCTCCATTGCCCCGAAGCTCAGAGAATAATGGAAGT GCTGAAACAGCGGCAGTTGAGAGAGAGCGTTTACTTCTGCGGAAAGTCTCTGAACTTCAAGCTAG AATGACGCATTTGACTTACGAATTGACCGCCGAAAAGTTGAAATACATTCAA TTACAAGAGCAGTTTAACTCGGCATCTGGTCAGGAAGAAAATGAGATCAAAAGGGAAGAAAATGTCTAA